Genomic segment of Phycisphaerales bacterium AB-hyl4:
CAGCTACGCGATCCTTAAAGACAAGGTGCCCGTCGACCCTGAATTGGTGAAAAAGCTTGGCCCAACGCTGCGCGGCGCCTTTGCCGACGCGCAGGTGGACGACCAGGATGGCGTCCGCCTCGACTGGGCCGACCGTTGGGTGCACGTCCGCCCGAGCAACACCGAGCCGATCCTCCGCCTGATCGCCGAGGCTCGTGATGACGACACGGCCCAGGCCCTGCTCGCGCAGACACGCGAGGCGTTGGGGCTCTAACGAACGAAGCCCACGACGTGACGTCGTGGGCTTCGGTGGTTTTATTCACAAATCTCAATCGCTCACGGCCCGATGACGAGCATATCGCTGAACTGCTTGAGACGCTTGTCGATCAGGTTGCGGTCGATCTTCATCAGCCGCTCAAGGCTGAACGACTCAATGTTGTAGCTGGCGACCACCGTGCCGTAAGCGATCGCTTTGCGCAGGCTGTCGATCGAGTGGTCATTCGCCGCGGCGAGATAGCCCATCATGCCGCCGGCGAAGCTGTCGCCCGCACCCGTGGGGTCGACCACGTCACGAGCCGCGTACGCCGGCAATGCGCCGATGCCTTCCTTGTGCATGAGGAAGGCGCCGTGCTCGCCCTTCTTGATGACGACAAACGTCGGGCCGTGCGCGAGAATTTCCTCCGCGGCTTGGACGAGGTTGGTCTTCTCGGTGAGCTGGAAGGCTTCGGAGTCGTTGAGCACAAGGCCGTCGATCTTGCTCAGCAGTTTGACCAGCGACTCACGCTCGTTCTCAATCCACAGGTCCATCGTGTCGGCGACGGCGAGCTCATGGTCGGGGAACTGTTCGAGCAACGCCATCTGCGCATCCGGGTGCGTGTTGGCCAGAAAAATGTACTTGCTGTCGCGGTAGTTGTCCGGCACGGGCGGCAGGTCTTCCGCGAGGACGTTGAGTTCGACGTTGATCGTGTCGCGGTCGTTCATGTTCTCGTGGTATCGGCCGTGCCAGCGGAAGGTCTTGCTGCCGATGCGCGTCTCCAGGCCCGCCAGGTCAATGTCGAAGTGACGGAAGGTCGCGAGGAATTTCTCGGGGAAATCCTCACCCACCGCTCCGACCAGCCGAACGGGTCCGAAGAAGCTCGCCGCCGCCGCGAAGTAGATACTCGAGCCGCCCAGAACCTCGTCGGCCTTGCCGGTGGGGGCTTCGATGGAGTCAATGCCAATGCTGCCGGTAACAATCAAGCTCATGGTAAATGTCGTATGTCGAATGTTTTAAGTCCCAAATCGAACGCACGCATCCATTCGGCAACACGCACATCCGCGATTCCACAATTCGACATTATACATGAAATTCATCCGCTCATCCGGATTATCTGCTTGAACGATTTCGCGTCCACCGGCATCACCGACAGCCGCGGCTGCCGGACCAGTGCCAGCTGCTCAAAAGCGGGCTCGGCCTTGATCTGCTTCAGCGTCACCGGGTTCTTCAGCGGCTCGACCGCTTTCACATCCACCATCCCGAACCGCCCCGACTCGTCGCCGGGGTCGGGGTAGAACTCTTTTACCACCTCCACGATGCCCACCACCGCCCGCTCCTTGTTCGAGTGATAGAACAGGCAGCGATCGCCTTTGCTCATCGCCTTGAGGTTGTTCGACGCCTGCGCATTGCGGACGCCGTCCCAGTGCGTGGTCTGGTTTTTCGCCTTGCACTGATCGTCCCACGACCAGACGTCGGGCTCCGATTTAACGAGCCAGTATTTCATGGGTGCAGCCCTTTCCGTTATCGCGTTCAGCCCTCGCGCCAATACGTGCGTGCCCCGGAGTGGCGTGGGGCAGACCATGTCTCATGCCTTCGCGGCGCATTCGCGTACGCATCGCTCGATGCGTCGCAGCACCGCGTCCTTGCCCAATATCACCAGTGTCTGGTCGATCGGCGGGCTGATCGTGTTGCCGCTCACCGCGACGCGGATCGGTTGCGCCACCTTGCCCATGCCCCGGCCGGTCTCCTCAGCGTGCTGCTTGACCAACTCGTGCAACGGCTCGGCAGACCAGCCCTCATGCGGTATCTGCTCAAACTTCGCTTTGAGTTCTTCGAGCACCTTCAACCCGTCGCCGTCGTTCTTGTGCAACACCTTCTGCACCGCCTTCTCGTCATACGCGACCGCATCGTTGGCCACGAAGAAGAACATGGCGTTCTCCATCGGCTCAACCAGCGTGCGCGACCGCTCCTGGTAAGCGTTGCAGAACATGGCAAACTTCGGATCGTCCGGCCCTTCAAAGTGCTCATGCAACACGTCGTTCACGGCATAAACCTGCTGTCGAAACGCCCGGGGGTCCATCGTCACGATCGCCTCGGCATTGAAGCGGAACAGCTTCTCGCGGTCGAAGCGAGCGTTCGACTTGCCCACACGTTCGAGGCTGAACTTCTCGCGGATGAAGCCCAACGGGTCATCACCGAACCGCTCGACATTATCGCCCGGCGACCAGCCGAGCAGCGCGAGATAGTTGTTGAGCACCTCCGGCAGATAGCCGCTGCGACGAAAGTCGTCGACATCGATTTCGGGCAATGTCAGCCCGAGCTTTTCCGCGATCGCGGCCGCGATGTCGATGTCGTCGTTTTTCTTATTCATGAACGCCTGGAAGCGATCGTCGTCGATAACGCCCAGGGATGGCAATCCTTGGGCTTTGGCCTCGGCTCGCGCCACCTTCGCCTTATCGCGCTTGGACATCTTCGACCCGTCGGCGTTGAAGATCAGCGGGATGTGTGCGTAGTTGGGCCGATCGAAGCCCAGTGCGTCCTGCAACGCCACGTGCTTCGCTGTGTTGTTCAGATGCTCCTGCCCGCGGATGACGTGTGACACCTGCATCTCGTGGTCGTCCACCACCACGGCAAGGTGAAAGGTCGGGTAGCCGTCTGCTTTGCGGATGACAAAATCGTCCTGCTGCTCGATCGGGAAGCGGACTTCGCCGAGCACGAGGTCGTTGACGACGAGGTCTTCGCCGGGCATGCGGAAGCGGATGACGTACGGCCGACCCTCGGCCTCATACGCCGCGATCTGCTCGGCGGTCAACGACAATGCCTCAGTCGAGTCATACTTGTACGCCCGCTTTTCCTTGCGTGCCGCCTGCCGCTCGGCGTCGAGCTGCTCGGTGGTTTTGAAACACTTGTACGCCTTGCCTTCGCTGAGCAGGCGGTCGAGGTGTTGTTGATAAAGGTCGAGGCGTTTGCTCTGGAAGTAGGGGCCGCGGTCGCCTTTTTCGGTGACGTGGCCCGCGGCGTCGAGTTCGGGGCCCTGGTCCCAGTCGAGGCCGAGCCATTTGAGGTCGCGCAGGATGCCGGCCGTGGACGCTTCGGTGGAGCGTGCCTGGTCGGTGTCCTCAATGCGCAACAGGAACTGACCGCCATATCGACGTGCGTAGGCCCAGCAGAACAGGGCCGTGCGAGCGCCGCCGACATGTAGCGAGCCAGTGGGACTGGGAGCGAAACGAGTGAGGATCGGTTTGCTGGTCATGGGGGGATTGTATGAGTTTCCAGTTTCGAGTTCCGAGTTTCGAGTTGTCATGCATGACCGTACCGCAAAACTCGAAACTCGAAACACGGAACTCGAAACTGACTTGATCCGCCTTTCAGCGGATCAAGTCCAGCCACGCTTCGGGGAGGACTTCGAGCCAGTATCGGCCGTGGATTCGTCGGACGTAGACCTTGCAGCCGAACGTTTCCGTGAGGCTTTCGGGCGTGATGATGTCCTTCGGCCGACCGCCGGCGAGGAATCGGCCGTCACGCATGAGCAGGACCTGCTGCGTCCGCGGCGACAGCTCTTCGACATGGTGCGTGATCATCAGCACAGCCGGGGCGTTGGGCGCTGTGAGCAACTGCTCGACGGTGGCGAGTACGCGCTCCCGGCCGGGAATGTCCAGCCCGGCGGTCGGCTCGTCAAGAATGAGCAACTCCGGCAGGTGCACGAGCGCGCGGGCGATCAGGGCGCGGCGCTGCTCACCGGTGGAGAGCGTGCCGAAGCGGTGGTCGAGACGATGGGCCAGGCCAACCTGTTCGAGCAGATGGGAGGCGTGGTCGCGTTGGTCGGCGGTGGGGCGGTCGTAGAGGCCGACGGTGGCGAAGTAGCCGGTGAGCACGGCTTCGGTGGTGGTCAGGTCGGCGTCGACAACAGCGCCGGCGGTGTGGTAACCGCCCGCGTCTGTGGTGGGATTGACGATGCCGATTCGCTGGCGAAGCTTGCGAACATCGGTCTGGCCGAGCGTTTCGCCGAGCACGCGGATGCTGCCGCTGGTGA
This window contains:
- a CDS encoding PfkB family carbohydrate kinase yields the protein MSLIVTGSIGIDSIEAPTGKADEVLGGSSIYFAAAASFFGPVRLVGAVGEDFPEKFLATFRHFDIDLAGLETRIGSKTFRWHGRYHENMNDRDTINVELNVLAEDLPPVPDNYRDSKYIFLANTHPDAQMALLEQFPDHELAVADTMDLWIENERESLVKLLSKIDGLVLNDSEAFQLTEKTNLVQAAEEILAHGPTFVVIKKGEHGAFLMHKEGIGALPAYAARDVVDPTGAGDSFAGGMMGYLAAANDHSIDSLRKAIAYGTVVASYNIESFSLERLMKIDRNLIDKRLKQFSDMLVIGP
- a CDS encoding ABC transporter ATP-binding protein; amino-acid sequence: MPIDTDNLAIDARDVRVVRHGTVILDQLTAQVPRGTCTAILGPNGCGKTTFARTLLGQAFLTSGSIRVLGETLGQTDVRKLRQRIGIVNPTTDAGGYHTAGAVVDADLTTTEAVLTGYFATVGLYDRPTADQRDHASHLLEQVGLAHRLDHRFGTLSTGEQRRALIARALVHLPELLILDEPTAGLDIPGRERVLATVEQLLTAPNAPAVLMITHHVEELSPRTQQVLLMRDGRFLAGGRPKDIITPESLTETFGCKVYVRRIHGRYWLEVLPEAWLDLIR
- a CDS encoding EVE domain-containing protein, with translation MKYWLVKSEPDVWSWDDQCKAKNQTTHWDGVRNAQASNNLKAMSKGDRCLFYHSNKERAVVGIVEVVKEFYPDPGDESGRFGMVDVKAVEPLKNPVTLKQIKAEPAFEQLALVRQPRLSVMPVDAKSFKQIIRMSG
- the gltX gene encoding glutamate--tRNA ligase, whose translation is MTSKPILTRFAPSPTGSLHVGGARTALFCWAYARRYGGQFLLRIEDTDQARSTEASTAGILRDLKWLGLDWDQGPELDAAGHVTEKGDRGPYFQSKRLDLYQQHLDRLLSEGKAYKCFKTTEQLDAERQAARKEKRAYKYDSTEALSLTAEQIAAYEAEGRPYVIRFRMPGEDLVVNDLVLGEVRFPIEQQDDFVIRKADGYPTFHLAVVVDDHEMQVSHVIRGQEHLNNTAKHVALQDALGFDRPNYAHIPLIFNADGSKMSKRDKAKVARAEAKAQGLPSLGVIDDDRFQAFMNKKNDDIDIAAAIAEKLGLTLPEIDVDDFRRSGYLPEVLNNYLALLGWSPGDNVERFGDDPLGFIREKFSLERVGKSNARFDREKLFRFNAEAIVTMDPRAFRQQVYAVNDVLHEHFEGPDDPKFAMFCNAYQERSRTLVEPMENAMFFFVANDAVAYDEKAVQKVLHKNDGDGLKVLEELKAKFEQIPHEGWSAEPLHELVKQHAEETGRGMGKVAQPIRVAVSGNTISPPIDQTLVILGKDAVLRRIERCVRECAAKA